One genomic window of Micrococcus flavus includes the following:
- the yidD gene encoding membrane protein insertion efficiency factor YidD, with the protein MPASSPYVVLEPSQEWGPLRALPATLLAWLLTAYRAVVSPLYGPVCRFFPSCSAYGLEAVHVHGAVKGSALAAARVARCHPWNDGGVDPVPPGRRRWPPGREPRIIALNHPPIPPDPSQED; encoded by the coding sequence ATGCCCGCCTCCTCCCCGTACGTCGTGCTGGAGCCCTCGCAGGAGTGGGGTCCACTCCGCGCCCTGCCCGCCACCCTGCTGGCCTGGCTGCTCACCGCCTACCGCGCGGTGGTCTCCCCCCTCTACGGCCCGGTCTGCCGGTTCTTCCCCAGCTGCTCCGCCTACGGGCTGGAGGCCGTGCACGTGCACGGCGCGGTGAAGGGCTCGGCCCTGGCCGCCGCCCGCGTGGCCCGCTGCCACCCCTGGAACGACGGCGGCGTGGACCCCGTCCCCCCGGGCCGCCGGCGCTGGCCCCCGGGACGCGAGCCCCGGATCATCGCCCTGAACCACCCGCCCATCCCACCTGACCCCTCGCAGGAGGACTGA
- the yidC gene encoding membrane protein insertase YidC, which yields MFEAILAPFRWIMSWLLGAFHTVLEMSGMPADSGWTWALSILLLVVLIRTLLIPLFVKQINAQRSMQAIQPELQKLQAKYKGKKDSLSRQAMALEQQALMKEHKANPFAACLPLLVQMPFFFALYQVLIGARGAAERGEGMDALSADQIRSFEGSTIFGARMSDTLLRSFDQANTVAVVIVALILIVLMSGSMFFMQKMLMTKNMTQTALTGPMMQTQQIMLYAMPLIFGIGGINFPIGVLLYWTYSNFWAVGQQWWIIRRNPTPGSLAEKELNERRAAKGLPPVGQKVTSAAAPAAQTAAHGSHTGTDVPARTDAAARRTSNQRPQPQRKNRRKK from the coding sequence ATGTTCGAAGCCATCCTCGCCCCGTTCCGCTGGATCATGTCCTGGCTGCTGGGCGCGTTCCACACCGTCCTGGAGATGTCGGGCATGCCCGCCGACTCCGGCTGGACCTGGGCGCTGTCCATCCTCCTGCTGGTGGTGCTCATCCGCACCCTGCTGATCCCGCTGTTCGTCAAGCAGATCAACGCGCAGCGCTCCATGCAGGCCATCCAGCCCGAGCTGCAGAAGCTGCAGGCCAAGTACAAGGGCAAGAAGGACTCGCTCTCCCGCCAGGCCATGGCGCTCGAGCAGCAGGCCCTGATGAAGGAGCACAAGGCGAACCCGTTCGCCGCGTGCCTGCCGCTGCTCGTGCAGATGCCGTTCTTCTTCGCCCTCTACCAGGTGCTGATCGGCGCCCGCGGGGCGGCCGAGCGCGGCGAGGGCATGGACGCGCTGTCCGCGGACCAGATCCGCTCCTTCGAGGGCTCCACCATCTTCGGCGCGCGCATGTCCGACACGCTCCTGCGCTCGTTCGACCAGGCCAACACAGTGGCCGTGGTGATCGTGGCCCTGATCCTGATCGTGCTGATGTCCGGCTCCATGTTCTTCATGCAGAAGATGCTGATGACCAAGAACATGACCCAGACGGCCCTCACCGGCCCGATGATGCAGACGCAGCAGATCATGCTGTACGCGATGCCCCTGATCTTCGGCATCGGTGGCATCAACTTCCCCATCGGCGTGCTCCTGTACTGGACCTACTCCAACTTCTGGGCCGTGGGCCAGCAGTGGTGGATCATCCGCCGCAACCCCACCCCGGGCTCGCTCGCCGAGAAGGAGCTCAACGAGCGCCGCGCCGCCAAGGGCCTGCCGCCCGTCGGCCAGAAGGTGACCTCGGCCGCGGCACCGGCCGCGCAGACCGCCGCCCACGGCTCGCACACCGGCACGGACGTGCCGGCCCGCACCGACGCCGCCGCGCGCAGGACCTCGAACCAGCGCCCGCAGCCGCAGCGCAAGAACCGGAGGAAGAAGTGA
- a CDS encoding Jag family protein: protein MTGPEETAVPTPADDVAGVPVEAAVEDERAEAVRRLEEEGDAAADYVEELLDIADLDGDIDIEVRDGRTYVSVVPGEDDEDDRLTDLVGTDGKTLEALQELVRLAVLAATGHRSRLILDIAGHRERRDAELRRLAAEAVERVREGAGTVHLDPMGAYERKIVHDVVADAGLSSESEGEGSRRHVVISADG, encoded by the coding sequence GTGACCGGCCCCGAGGAGACCGCCGTCCCGACCCCCGCCGACGACGTCGCGGGCGTGCCCGTCGAGGCCGCCGTCGAGGACGAGCGCGCCGAGGCGGTGCGCCGCCTCGAGGAGGAGGGCGACGCCGCCGCCGACTACGTCGAGGAGCTGCTGGACATCGCGGACCTGGACGGGGACATCGACATCGAGGTCCGCGACGGCCGCACCTACGTCTCCGTGGTGCCCGGCGAGGACGACGAGGACGATCGCCTCACCGACCTCGTGGGCACCGACGGCAAGACCCTCGAGGCCCTGCAGGAGCTCGTGCGCCTGGCCGTGCTCGCCGCCACCGGCCACCGCTCCCGCCTGATCCTGGACATCGCCGGCCACCGGGAGCGCCGCGACGCCGAGCTGCGCCGCCTCGCCGCCGAGGCGGTCGAGCGCGTGCGCGAGGGCGCGGGCACCGTCCACCTCGACCCGATGGGCGCCTACGAGCGCAAGATCGTGCACGACGTCGTCGCCGACGCCGGCCTGTCCTCCGAGTCCGAGGGCGAGGGCTCGCGCCGCCACGTGGTGATCAGCGCCGATGGCTGA